A single genomic interval of halophilic archaeon DL31 harbors:
- a CDS encoding PcrB family protein (PFAM: Geranylgeranylglyceryl phosphate synthase-like~KEGG: hut:Huta_2960 PcrB family protein) yields MRRDFAARAERAADLLGVLARTALDSNPVPADWEHVTKIDPEGAKKLPLLYPLWLAETDALSVGGSADVTPANTEAAFDLLTGLSTPLCHEPSGADHVTERSHEDADLLLIPEVLNGNSEALVGTLGKAVESIRETLAPKLVREKAPWLSSRFVDYFADLGTTMLLSQAAFEAYIAQNPDSAAARESGVSAEDVLSPREAKQRAMAADRHLDSEILYLEYSGTFGGAKAVETLELLAPALSRARIWYGGGLADGEDVAEIRDAGADTVVVGDAFHDVAAAEAELLSLAEAELDSDTSEESLRAWTEVHMDADGPGARYLSTIPSVDDPARLAREYSGTTVRAWLELQKRREQATESEEDSRSTVSVRRTVLRAAIAPVVDGDIDQLAATIARAALAGRHDDENGEHGAAQLSVSGMEE; encoded by the coding sequence ATGCGACGCGATTTCGCTGCCCGGGCCGAGCGAGCTGCGGACCTGCTAGGCGTGCTCGCTCGAACCGCCCTCGACAGCAACCCGGTGCCAGCCGACTGGGAACACGTCACGAAAATCGACCCCGAGGGAGCCAAGAAGCTCCCGCTGCTCTACCCCCTTTGGCTCGCAGAGACCGACGCGCTGTCTGTCGGCGGCTCCGCCGACGTCACGCCAGCCAACACGGAGGCTGCATTCGACCTACTGACGGGGCTCTCGACGCCGCTCTGTCACGAGCCCAGCGGCGCCGACCACGTCACCGAGCGGAGTCACGAAGACGCCGACCTGCTGTTGATCCCGGAGGTGCTCAACGGCAACAGCGAGGCGCTTGTGGGGACGCTCGGCAAAGCCGTCGAGAGTATCCGTGAGACGTTGGCCCCGAAACTGGTCCGGGAGAAGGCGCCGTGGCTCTCTTCGCGGTTCGTGGATTACTTCGCAGATTTGGGGACGACGATGTTGCTCTCACAAGCAGCGTTCGAAGCTTACATCGCCCAGAACCCCGACAGCGCGGCGGCCCGCGAGTCAGGGGTGAGCGCAGAAGACGTGCTCTCACCGAGAGAAGCCAAACAGCGCGCGATGGCCGCTGACCGGCACCTCGACTCGGAAATACTCTATCTGGAGTACTCAGGAACCTTCGGGGGTGCGAAGGCCGTCGAGACGCTGGAACTGCTCGCGCCGGCGCTCAGCCGAGCCAGAATCTGGTACGGTGGGGGGCTGGCGGACGGCGAGGACGTTGCCGAGATTCGCGACGCTGGGGCAGATACCGTCGTCGTCGGCGACGCCTTCCACGACGTTGCTGCTGCGGAGGCGGAACTCCTCAGCCTCGCTGAGGCGGAACTCGATTCCGACACGAGTGAGGAATCACTCCGGGCGTGGACTGAAGTCCACATGGACGCTGACGGGCCGGGGGCGCGGTACCTCTCGACGATACCCAGTGTCGATGACCCGGCACGGCTGGCCCGGGAGTACAGCGGCACAACAGTCCGAGCGTGGCTCGAACTGCAGAAGCGACGGGAGCAGGCCACGGAGAGCGAGGAGGACTCACGCTCCACGGTGTCGGTTCGCCGCACCGTGCTGCGGGCCGCGATAGCCCCTGTCGTCGACGGGGACATAGACCAGCTCGCGGCGACAATAGCCCGGGCGGCACTGGCTGGCCGCCATGACGACGAGAACGGGGAACACGGTGCCGCCCAACTCAGCGTCTCCGGGATGGAGGAGTGA
- a CDS encoding protein of unknown function DUF1508 (PFAM: Protein of unknown function DUF1508~KEGG: hma:rrnAC1613 hypothetical protein) — protein sequence MSDSKATFELFEDAQEQWRWRLRHENGNILADSGEGYASKQKAQQGLESVKKNAAGAHVETE from the coding sequence GTGAGCGACTCCAAAGCGACGTTCGAACTGTTCGAGGACGCACAGGAACAGTGGCGCTGGCGGCTCCGCCACGAAAACGGCAATATTCTGGCTGACAGCGGCGAAGGGTACGCCAGCAAGCAGAAAGCCCAACAGGGCCTGGAGAGTGTGAAAAAGAACGCGGCCGGCGCGCACGTCGAGACGGAGTAG
- a CDS encoding thioesterase superfamily protein (PFAM: Thioesterase superfamily~KEGG: hla:Hlac_2347 thioesterase superfamily protein), with translation MTFETTIDVRYRDIDAMGHVNNAVYASYLEQARINYFQDLLGVDLSAVGAVLATITIEYERPVELSDSEVRVELDVPRIGDSSIPMEYELSRPDGERVATAETVQVAVDKDAQEPTSIPDTWREEIVSYHDL, from the coding sequence GTGACCTTCGAGACGACAATCGACGTGCGCTATCGCGATATCGACGCGATGGGCCACGTCAACAACGCCGTCTACGCATCCTATCTCGAGCAGGCCCGCATCAACTACTTCCAGGACCTGCTCGGCGTCGACCTCTCTGCAGTGGGGGCGGTACTGGCAACGATCACTATCGAGTACGAGCGCCCCGTGGAACTGTCCGACAGCGAGGTCCGGGTCGAACTCGACGTCCCCCGCATCGGCGACTCAAGCATCCCGATGGAGTACGAACTCTCCCGCCCGGACGGTGAGCGAGTGGCTACCGCCGAAACTGTGCAAGTCGCCGTTGACAAGGACGCACAGGAGCCGACCTCGATTCCTGACACGTGGCGTGAGGAGATTGTTTCCTACCACGACCTCTGA
- a CDS encoding Transcription factor TFIIB cyclin-related protein (PFAM: Transcription factor TFIIB, cyclin-related~KEGG: hbo:Hbor_15480 transcription initiation factor tfiiib, BRF1 subunit/transcription initiation factor TFIIB), with translation MYSARDRVEQEEWLAHIQAAADELDLGREPRTTAEDLFLSNVPDADRSKPAVGAAALYAATLLAGQERSQTAVAEAMGVTRLSVQSKWKPLLEEAGFRTPSW, from the coding sequence GTGTACAGCGCACGAGACCGGGTCGAACAGGAAGAGTGGCTCGCCCACATACAGGCGGCCGCCGACGAACTCGACCTCGGGAGGGAACCGCGAACGACTGCCGAGGACCTCTTTCTGAGCAACGTCCCCGACGCCGACCGTTCGAAACCCGCCGTCGGCGCCGCCGCGCTCTACGCGGCGACCCTGCTGGCTGGCCAAGAGCGCTCCCAGACCGCCGTTGCGGAGGCGATGGGCGTGACGCGACTCTCGGTGCAATCGAAGTGGAAACCGCTGCTCGAAGAAGCTGGGTTCCGGACGCCGAGTTGGTGA
- a CDS encoding cytidyltransferase-related domain protein (TIGRFAM: Cytidyltransferase-related~KEGG: hvo:HVO_1666 phosphopantetheine adenylyltransferase~PFAM: Cytidylyltransferase), producing MQVALGGTFDPVHDGHLALFRQAFELGDVTVGLTSDEFAPKTRHVERYVRPFGERKAELEQELAPLAKEYDREFEVRTLEAPTGIATEEQFDVLIVSPETQDGGERINEIREAKGVAPLRIEIVDHVPAEDGTRISSTRIVSGEIDRHGNLTPDREGRGKFPPGEGEADQA from the coding sequence ATGCAGGTCGCGCTGGGGGGTACGTTCGACCCTGTTCACGACGGCCATCTCGCGCTCTTCCGGCAAGCGTTCGAACTCGGCGACGTGACTGTCGGACTCACGTCCGACGAATTCGCGCCGAAGACCAGACACGTCGAGCGCTACGTTCGCCCATTCGGGGAGCGCAAGGCAGAACTGGAGCAGGAGCTCGCACCCCTCGCCAAGGAGTACGACCGGGAGTTCGAGGTCCGAACGCTCGAGGCGCCAACCGGGATTGCCACAGAGGAACAGTTCGACGTGCTCATCGTCTCACCAGAGACCCAGGACGGCGGCGAGCGCATCAACGAAATTCGCGAAGCGAAAGGGGTCGCTCCGCTCCGCATCGAAATCGTCGACCATGTGCCCGCTGAGGACGGTACCCGAATCTCCTCGACGCGCATTGTCTCCGGCGAGATCGACCGCCACGGAAATCTGACGCCCGACCGGGAGGGTCGCGGGAAGTTCCCGCCAGGCGAAGGCGAAGCCGACCAAGCGTAA
- a CDS encoding transcriptional regulator, TrmB (KEGG: hla:Hlac_0951 transcriptional regulator, TrmB), whose amino-acid sequence MADEDTQTDETGGDEEIQSARDRLEEGADKAIGEFDQSVVDLLAWLLDTETRARIYVYLRQNPDSTSEEVAEGTGLYPSTVREALAELHDETTVMRGKRESAGAGNNPYEYEAISPSELVSEAVGQVQNQLNAVFNLDERLSRGQDGSDDGPVTISVSGGSADAPAPADEEDSDDTE is encoded by the coding sequence ATGGCTGACGAGGACACTCAGACTGACGAGACCGGCGGGGATGAAGAGATCCAGTCGGCCCGCGATCGGCTCGAAGAGGGCGCTGATAAGGCCATCGGCGAGTTCGACCAGAGCGTTGTCGACCTGCTGGCGTGGCTGCTCGATACGGAGACGCGGGCGCGGATCTACGTCTACCTGCGACAAAACCCCGACAGCACCAGCGAAGAGGTCGCTGAAGGCACCGGCCTCTACCCCAGCACCGTTCGGGAAGCGCTGGCGGAGCTGCACGACGAAACGACCGTGATGCGCGGGAAGCGTGAGAGCGCCGGCGCGGGCAACAACCCCTACGAGTACGAGGCCATCTCGCCCAGCGAACTCGTCTCGGAGGCTGTCGGACAGGTACAGAATCAGCTCAACGCCGTCTTCAACCTCGACGAACGACTCAGCCGCGGGCAGGACGGAAGCGACGACGGTCCGGTCACAATTTCTGTCAGTGGCGGATCCGCCGACGCCCCTGCTCCTGCCGACGAGGAGGATAGCGACGACACGGAGTGA
- a CDS encoding PAS/PAC sensor signal transduction histidine kinase (TIGRFAM: PAS~PFAM: ATP-binding region, ATPase-like; Signal transduction histidine kinase, subgroup 1, dimerisation/phosphoacceptor region; PAS fold-4~KEGG: hsl:OE6145R putative signal-transducing histidine kinase~SMART: ATP-binding region, ATPase-like; Signal transduction histidine kinase, subgroup 1, dimerisation/phosphoacceptor region), whose translation MDSCSPDARGQNVESFLRAVLDDTVQVVYIFDAEGRPRWWNQAARERSGRSDADLESMSATAGFETLVVAEDRERAATAIDRLVERGSLTVQLSLRADNGESVPFEFRGSTAPVADETAYMLLGYDISDRVERDRKVEQLRSCTLNLMRTTTSSESASVAATASNEIIGAPLSAVYFPGTDGESLVMAAATHELTDTFETEPRYERDAPEGSRSAVVWDAFDQDEPLVLEDSRVSEVLTEESPARSVIIYPLGEYGVLIASSPEPYAFDDTDEALVEILATSLRASLDRVERESRLREQNERLDEFASILSHDLRNPLNIAEGHLELAREADDPTPNHDAIGRSLDRIGTLVEDMLTLAREGKAGIETQHVNLAEFASSCWMGVKTGDAELRVELDGAVAIDESRLRQLFENLFRNAVEHAVPDDSTEWLQVTVGSLGEGDGFFVADNGVGIPESDRERVLSAGYSTGSGGTGLGLSIVSEVARAHGWSVSVTEGQDGGARFEFRGVVWA comes from the coding sequence ATGGATAGCTGCAGCCCCGACGCCAGGGGGCAAAATGTGGAGTCATTTCTCCGGGCGGTGCTGGACGACACGGTCCAAGTGGTCTACATTTTCGACGCGGAGGGCCGGCCACGGTGGTGGAATCAGGCAGCTCGGGAGCGGAGCGGGCGGTCGGACGCGGACCTGGAGTCGATGTCCGCGACGGCGGGGTTTGAGACGCTCGTGGTTGCTGAGGACCGAGAACGTGCAGCAACGGCAATCGACCGGCTGGTGGAGCGGGGTTCGCTGACGGTCCAACTATCGCTCCGGGCCGACAATGGAGAGTCGGTGCCGTTTGAGTTTCGCGGGTCGACGGCGCCCGTTGCCGATGAGACGGCGTACATGCTGCTCGGCTACGACATCTCTGACCGGGTGGAACGCGATCGAAAGGTCGAGCAGCTCCGAAGTTGTACGCTCAATCTGATGCGGACGACGACCTCTTCGGAGTCCGCGAGCGTTGCAGCGACGGCCTCCAACGAGATTATCGGGGCGCCGTTGAGCGCCGTGTACTTCCCCGGTACTGACGGCGAATCGCTGGTAATGGCGGCGGCCACACACGAACTTACAGACACCTTCGAAACCGAGCCACGCTACGAGCGTGACGCGCCGGAAGGTAGTCGCAGTGCGGTCGTCTGGGACGCGTTCGACCAAGATGAGCCGTTGGTGCTCGAGGACTCACGGGTGTCTGAGGTTCTTACTGAGGAGAGCCCGGCGCGGAGCGTCATCATCTACCCGCTTGGTGAGTACGGGGTCCTCATCGCCTCCTCTCCCGAGCCGTACGCCTTCGACGACACCGACGAAGCATTGGTGGAGATTCTCGCAACGTCGCTCCGGGCGTCGCTGGACCGAGTCGAGCGCGAGTCGCGGCTGCGCGAGCAGAACGAGCGCCTCGACGAATTCGCGAGTATCCTTTCACACGACTTGCGGAACCCGCTCAATATCGCGGAAGGCCACCTCGAACTCGCTCGTGAGGCTGATGATCCGACGCCGAACCACGACGCGATTGGCCGCTCGCTCGACCGCATCGGCACGCTGGTCGAGGACATGCTCACGCTTGCCCGGGAGGGGAAGGCGGGCATCGAGACACAGCACGTCAACTTGGCCGAGTTTGCGAGCTCGTGTTGGATGGGGGTCAAAACCGGTGACGCCGAGCTCCGGGTCGAGCTCGACGGGGCCGTCGCCATCGACGAGTCCCGGTTGCGACAGCTGTTCGAGAACCTCTTTCGTAATGCGGTTGAACACGCTGTCCCGGACGACAGCACCGAGTGGCTTCAGGTAACGGTCGGCTCTCTCGGGGAGGGTGACGGTTTCTTTGTCGCCGACAACGGTGTCGGCATCCCCGAATCGGACCGCGAGCGCGTGCTCTCGGCCGGCTACTCCACCGGCTCCGGGGGGACCGGACTGGGTCTCAGCATCGTCTCAGAGGTTGCTCGCGCCCACGGCTGGTCTGTCTCCGTTACTGAGGGCCAGGACGGTGGTGCTCGGTTCGAGTTCCGCGGCGTAGTGTGGGCCTGA
- a CDS encoding Xenobiotic-transporting ATPase (PFAM: ABC transporter-like; ABC transporter, transmembrane region~KEGG: hla:Hlac_0913 ABC transporter related~SMART: ATPase, AAA+ type, core), with protein sequence MSAEEGSAFDVYRQRVERPLYRLFTEYAPGRLQWLTIGMVGNVIARIASLLPPLVLGVAIDSVLTGDQPYTLPLVPNSWMPVTDAEQFWFSAWIIVGSFVTTSAFTYIYGVAANNFAHRVMHTVRTDSFETMQRLDMTFFDDKQTGEVMSVLNNDANNLENFLDNALQNSVRLSVMILGIALILFSLNWQLALVTLVAVPALFGLTIWFMRAVEPRYVKRRASVGNLNTRLENALSGVELVKTTGTEAYETERIEDASWRYFRDTMGVLRLSYIYRPGMELLAGLSFAVTFIVGGLWVFTGEAPFMLTGTLQAGEFITFLFMTQRFVTPLSQVSNIVDQYENAKASCERIFGLMDIPSQITEVEDPIELEDPAGHVEYDHVDFGYADVQDGEPESLVLEDVSFEAEPGETLALVGPTGAGKSTLLKLLMRLYDPVDGEVRVDGHDVRELSLESLRQHIGYVSQTTFLFDGTVAENIRYGRFEADREAVVKAAKAAEAHEFIEALPKGYDTRIGERGVKLSGGQQQRLSIARTMLQDPEILILDEATSAVDTETEMLIQRSLDRLSENRTTFVIAHRLSTVREADEILVLEDGQIVERGDHDELIEYDGLYAKLWGVQAGEIDDLPEEFVQRARERARERPGLSDAPDSSDDD encoded by the coding sequence ATGAGTGCGGAGGAAGGGAGCGCCTTCGATGTGTACCGCCAACGCGTCGAACGGCCTCTCTACCGACTGTTCACGGAGTACGCGCCGGGACGGTTGCAGTGGCTCACCATCGGGATGGTTGGGAACGTCATCGCCCGCATCGCGAGCCTCCTCCCGCCCCTGGTGTTGGGTGTCGCAATCGACAGCGTCCTGACAGGCGACCAACCGTACACGTTGCCGCTGGTACCAAACAGCTGGATGCCAGTGACCGACGCCGAACAGTTCTGGTTTTCGGCGTGGATTATCGTCGGCTCGTTCGTCACCACGTCGGCGTTCACCTACATCTACGGCGTCGCCGCCAACAACTTCGCCCACCGGGTGATGCACACGGTCCGAACGGACAGTTTCGAGACGATGCAGCGGCTCGACATGACCTTCTTCGACGACAAGCAGACCGGGGAGGTCATGTCTGTGCTCAACAACGACGCCAACAATCTGGAGAACTTCCTGGACAACGCGCTTCAGAACTCGGTTCGGCTGAGCGTGATGATTCTGGGCATCGCACTCATCCTCTTCTCGCTAAACTGGCAGCTCGCGCTGGTCACGCTCGTTGCCGTGCCCGCGCTGTTCGGGCTCACCATCTGGTTCATGCGTGCCGTCGAGCCACGGTACGTCAAGCGCCGCGCCAGCGTCGGGAACCTCAACACCCGGCTTGAGAACGCGCTCTCGGGTGTCGAACTGGTCAAGACCACAGGTACGGAGGCCTACGAGACCGAGCGCATCGAGGACGCCTCGTGGCGGTACTTTCGGGACACGATGGGCGTGCTTCGGCTGAGCTATATCTACCGGCCCGGGATGGAGCTCCTGGCTGGGCTCTCCTTCGCGGTGACCTTCATCGTCGGCGGGCTCTGGGTGTTCACCGGGGAGGCGCCGTTCATGCTCACGGGAACCCTCCAAGCTGGTGAGTTCATCACGTTTCTGTTCATGACCCAGCGGTTCGTCACGCCGCTCTCGCAGGTGTCGAACATCGTCGACCAGTATGAGAACGCCAAGGCCTCCTGCGAACGGATCTTCGGGCTGATGGATATCCCCTCCCAGATTACGGAGGTCGAGGACCCCATCGAGCTCGAGGACCCAGCGGGCCACGTCGAGTACGACCACGTCGACTTCGGCTACGCAGATGTGCAGGACGGGGAGCCCGAGAGCCTCGTGCTGGAGGACGTGAGCTTCGAGGCCGAACCGGGCGAGACGCTCGCGCTGGTTGGCCCGACTGGAGCCGGCAAATCGACGCTGCTGAAGTTGCTCATGCGCCTCTATGACCCTGTGGACGGCGAAGTGCGCGTCGATGGTCACGACGTACGGGAGCTCAGTCTCGAAAGCCTCCGCCAGCATATCGGCTACGTCTCCCAGACGACGTTCCTCTTCGACGGTACTGTCGCCGAGAACATCCGCTACGGCCGGTTCGAGGCCGACCGCGAGGCGGTCGTCAAGGCCGCGAAAGCCGCGGAGGCACACGAGTTTATCGAAGCGCTGCCGAAGGGCTACGACACCCGTATCGGCGAACGCGGCGTGAAACTCTCGGGGGGGCAACAGCAGCGTCTCTCCATCGCCCGGACGATGCTGCAAGACCCCGAAATCCTCATCCTCGACGAGGCGACCAGCGCCGTGGACACGGAGACGGAGATGCTCATCCAGCGCAGTCTCGACCGGCTGAGTGAGAATCGAACCACGTTCGTCATCGCCCACCGCCTCTCGACCGTCCGAGAGGCCGACGAGATTCTGGTGCTCGAGGACGGCCAGATTGTCGAGCGGGGCGACCACGACGAACTCATCGAGTACGACGGCCTCTACGCTAAACTCTGGGGCGTGCAGGCGGGCGAAATCGACGACCTGCCCGAGGAGTTCGTTCAACGCGCTCGGGAACGTGCCCGCGAGCGACCGGGACTCTCGGATGCACCGGATTCCTCCGACGACGACTGA
- a CDS encoding hypothetical protein (KEGG: nmg:Nmag_1735 hypothetical protein), with protein sequence MNPRRVDSIIDLTYGLLIALSVGFILTVGTQIGVAFGLGVIVSYVIHIVWKMARFDPQWMTTEVQQTVEETVADTVDETVQEVEQSVAKTVDESVEQTVEETVDKTVEEKVGETVEETVSETVEETVGETVDKTVEEKVGETVGETVEEAVEETVSETVEETVGETVEQTVEETVDKTVEEKVGETVGETVEEAVEETVSETVEETVGETVDKTVEEKVGETVGETVEEAVERSVGEKLAESSEGDSADGDDAENAEDAESAGSDDENADNEDTDDDADETDS encoded by the coding sequence ATGAACCCGAGGCGCGTCGACTCGATCATCGACCTAACATACGGACTGCTCATCGCGCTGTCGGTCGGCTTTATCCTCACGGTCGGCACGCAGATCGGCGTCGCGTTCGGCCTCGGCGTCATTGTCTCGTACGTCATCCACATCGTCTGGAAGATGGCCCGCTTCGACCCGCAGTGGATGACCACCGAGGTTCAACAAACCGTCGAGGAGACGGTCGCCGACACGGTCGACGAGACCGTTCAAGAGGTCGAACAGTCGGTGGCGAAAACCGTCGACGAGTCCGTCGAGCAGACGGTCGAGGAGACGGTGGACAAGACTGTCGAAGAAAAAGTTGGAGAGACGGTCGAGGAGACGGTCAGCGAAACCGTTGAGGAAACGGTGGGTGAGACGGTGGACAAGACCGTCGAGGAAAAAGTTGGAGAGACGGTCGGGGAAACGGTCGAGGAAGCCGTCGAGGAGACGGTCAGCGAAACCGTTGAGGAAACGGTGGGTGAGACAGTCGAACAGACGGTCGAGGAGACGGTGGACAAGACCGTCGAAGAAAAAGTTGGAGAGACGGTCGGGGAAACGGTCGAGGAAGCCGTCGAGGAAACGGTCAGCGAAACCGTTGAGGAAACCGTGGGTGAGACGGTGGACAAGACCGTCGAGGAAAAAGTTGGAGAGACGGTCGGGGAAACGGTCGAGGAAGCCGTCGAACGGTCGGTCGGCGAGAAACTCGCCGAGAGCAGCGAGGGAGACTCGGCCGATGGCGACGACGCGGAGAATGCCGAGGACGCGGAGTCCGCGGGAAGCGACGACGAGAACGCGGACAACGAGGATACGGACGACGATGCCGACGAAACCGATTCGTAG
- a CDS encoding UspA domain-containing protein (PFAM: UspA~KEGG: hmu:Hmuk_1343 UspA domain protein): MIDRVLVPMDDSEMAQKALEYALGAFGDAEITVLHVVGKSTPMMGEMAGLALEDDLQTAAEERASEVFDIARKIAEEHDTEITTTVAIGHPARTIIEKSEKFDTVVIGSHSGSIVDRLFVGNVAEKVFRGAPVPVMVIR; this comes from the coding sequence ATGATCGATCGTGTACTCGTTCCGATGGACGATTCGGAGATGGCACAAAAGGCATTAGAGTATGCTCTTGGTGCCTTCGGAGATGCGGAGATAACCGTTCTTCACGTCGTCGGAAAATCGACACCGATGATGGGTGAAATGGCTGGTCTTGCGCTCGAAGATGATCTTCAAACAGCCGCTGAGGAACGGGCAAGTGAGGTGTTCGATATCGCCCGGAAGATCGCAGAGGAGCACGACACGGAGATTACCACGACTGTCGCGATCGGCCACCCAGCGCGAACAATTATCGAGAAGTCAGAGAAGTTCGATACGGTCGTTATCGGAAGCCACAGCGGCTCTATCGTCGATCGGCTGTTCGTCGGAAACGTCGCCGAAAAGGTGTTCCGTGGTGCTCCGGTGCCCGTTATGGTCATCCGATGA